From Vigna unguiculata cultivar IT97K-499-35 chromosome 5, ASM411807v1, whole genome shotgun sequence, the proteins below share one genomic window:
- the LOC114184397 gene encoding uncharacterized protein LOC114184397, whose translation MSCGQCSSCNGGGNQNLSALFCGGSGSTDLGVSVMCYCGEKAALRTARTLKNKGKKFWGCPKYKSGSDQCGGCNYFKWFTDNEIEEKGWSSQKIEGMGGGKLKIEEMGCDGKLSIKNVEEMGCRGKKNAEKAAAVRSVVAKEMEKCMKSIENTAAVRSVVAEEMEKCMKSIENRLTVLTVVVGVLCVLNIIVVYVLVTKA comes from the exons ATGTCGTGTGGACAGTGTTCATCCTGCAATGGTGGCGGAAATCAAAACCTAAGTGCGTTGTTTTGTGGTGGAAGTGGGTCTACAGATTTGGGCGTGTCAGTGATGTGCTATTGTGGAGAGAAAGCAGCATTGAGAACTGCAAGAACATTGAAGAACAAGGGCAAAAAATTTTGGGGCTGCCCTAAGTATAAG AGTGGAAGTGATCAATGTGGTGGGTGCAATTATTTCAAATGGTTTACTGATAATGAGATCGAGGAAAAGGGTTGGAGCAGTCAGAAAATTGAAGGAATGGGTGGTGGGAAGctgaaaattgaagaaatggGTTGTGATGGGAAGCTGAGTATCAAGAACGTTGAAGAAATGGGTTGTCGTGGGAAAAAGAATGCAGAAAAGGCTGCTGCAGTGAGGTCTGTGGTGGCAAAAGAAATGGAGAAATGTATGAAGTCAATTGAAAACACTGCTGCAGTGAGGTCTGTGGTGGCAGAAGAAATGGAGAAATGTATGAAGTCAATTGAAAATAGGCTAACAGTGTTGACAGTGGTAGTTGGAGTTTTGTGTGTATTGAATATCATTGTAGTGTATGTGTTGGTTACAAAAGCATGA